In Brachypodium distachyon strain Bd21 chromosome 5, Brachypodium_distachyon_v3.0, whole genome shotgun sequence, the genomic window ACAATATATCACATGCAACATTTGGGATAGGAATATACATTTATTCAATTGCTCATTTGTAAAACTAAGATTGCACACCGTTTCATAGATTTAATAAGTAATAGAATCTTGACCGATTTATAGATAAACTCTCACATTCTTTCGCTGAATATCCATTTTTCTCCTCCGCGGTGTTTGATTATTGAGAGCCTCTACGATTTAGGGAATTCCACAGGAGTTTTGACGAATTCTATTCATTGTGAATTGTTCCTGTTGTCTGATTTGTATCATTGCCATGCACCATGCGTGCAAATTCGAAGACAATTTTCAATTATTCCGACATCGTggaatttttcttcttcgttggACCAATAAGTTCTCTAGCGGACCTAAAGGAATGTTCAGAGGAGCGGGGTGCCCGGGGATCTACAACGAGAGGAGTGAGCGGTTTGACGTTGTAGGGATATCGACGAACCCATCAAACTGGAAGATGACTCTGATAGGTCGTTGAGAATTGAGAGATAGAGTAAAGTCTATTTTAAACCCTGAGTTTGTAAAGGGTATCTAAGTTGAACATTGATCTTTGAATCCCTGAAATTAGCACATGACCTTGTTAATCCCGGTCAATCCTAAACTTATAGTCGTTTGGCGCACCGAGAAATCCCGACCGGGATTAGAGCTCGGGAGTGGCACAGGAGCACCAGATCGTGGTTCTCAACGGCAAGGGCCGAGGCATAGCAATGAGGCAAGGGTGGCTTAGGGCATACGGGAGTCGACGAGGAGCACCGGAGGGTTCAACAGATTTTCCCGGAGCCGAGGAAGGCTGCGCCGAAGACCGGAGGtcgctggaggaggagatcggcaTGGTGGCGCGGCCGACTGGCGGCGGAAAATAAGAGGGAGGAAGCGGTGAATCATGGCACTTGAGTTCAATTCCTTCGAGGGGTAGTCTCCCGGTGACATGGCGAAGCCAATGCGCAAGGTTGGGCTGCTCAGCGAGGTGGTTGgctgcggcagcgtgatgcggcggcgcacgggcgcgcACTGGACGGGGCATCATGCCGTTCGCGTTCCGGATCACACAGGGCACCAAACGAGAAACGGCTTTCGATTCTAGCTTCGTCGTAGAGAGGCGGTGGCATTGACGTGGTCTAAATGTCTAGATCTAGCTCGAATGTGAGACTATAGACAAGGGAAGGAGGCAGCCAGAAAGATACTCAACGTTGATTCCGTCATGATGGTGCTTGAAAAACGGCACAACGGTATGAGGTTGGATCGGGGAGCCTAGACGGTTTAGCTGGAAAATGATCTCGCCGACGGAGCACAGGCTCAATGTCAGAAATGCCGGCCACGTCAGCAATCCTGCACCCAAACAATGTCTTGGTGCCAAAAAGTCGAGAATGACTACTGGGATTGAAAATGTGGGTGCCAATTTCAAGAATCAAAAGATTAAGATTCATGTGTCACTACCTCTGCAAAACGGAGGTTTAAAATAGACTTTACTCCGTTAGGATAAGGAAAGGATCTCATGCCGTCAGAGAAAAGGATCTCATGCTGTCAGGTCGGCGGTAGCGCCGTGGTTGTATCCATCTTTCTCAGCCTCAGGTATTTTACCTCCTGTGCGTCCACATATCAGTCGTGCAACGCGAAGACTCCGGAAGGCGTTTCGTACCGGGAAGATTCTTCTGATAGGAAAACACGCACACAGTTTCCGTCTATAACCTTCCACACCCGTACCCTAGGCCAGCTTCCTTCCCCAAAATCCCAATCCACGCAGGCTTCAGTTTCCGTCCCCAATTCCCTCGCCACACCGCCGATCGACGCAAATATTCACGCGATGCCGAAGAAGATGGGCGTCAACTCGAAGGCGGAGGCCGCCCGCGAGCGCCGCTCCGCCGAGGAGTCCGACCGCCGCCAGCGCGCCGAGCGCgccaaggaggaagagtactggcgcgAGGCCGAGGGGTCCAAGtcccgcgccgcgcgccgcaaagaggaggaggccgagaagcgcgccgaggccgccgcccgcaaggCCGAGAaccgccgcctcgccgaggcggaggccgccgccgcctcggccccGTCCAAGACCGACGCCCGCAAGgccgcccgcgtcgccgccccGGCTCCCAAGGTCACGGAGGCTGAGCTcgtgcgccgccgcgaggaggagcggcTGCGCCTGGAGCGCGAGGCCGAGGCAGCCAAGAAGCGCGCCGCGCGcaccgccgaggaggaggagtacgAGCGCACTATCCTTGTCGCCAACACCAACAGGGACGACTCCATTATCGAGGCGTCGTCAGTCGACGAGGCCATCGTTCGGATGTCAATCGTTGACTCAGAAGCAGCCTTACCTGCTGACAGGCACCCCGAGCGTCGCCTCAAGGCATCCTTCAAGGTAGTACATTTCAGTACTTGACCAAAGTTTAGATTTGTTAACTCAACTGCTGCAAAGTGTGAAATTTGTCTGATATATACTTAatcacaaagaaaaaaaaatgtgctaGGAGCAACCGTGCTATGGTCATATCGCTCAATACACATGGTTTGCTGATCATGATATGTATTGTTTGGATATGGATTGTGAGAACGCTCGACAGTAGCTGACTTCTCTAACTAGCTGTGCTGGTATGCCCTGTGTTTCTTATTTGCAATAGTTTGGACGTTCCATGAGTGCAATTAGTGATATGACCAATCAAATTGGCATAATTTTTTAAGAGACGATGAGCTGAACTGGTATCTGATTTTGGAGAGCTCACTGTTCTCTGAACATAGTAAGTGTAGTACCTTGTGTTGCAGTTATTGGTTGTATGCTAACACCCCATAGGCTATGAAGTAAAATGAGAAATTCGTCTAAGGAAGGGTCTCATCTGTTTGGTTTAGTTGGTCACAAATTGTCTACCAAGGCAATGATCAGTAGCCCGTCCGAGAGGATGATCAGCCAGTTGGAATTACAGATAAAGGAGGGCCATTTGTGTGTAGCAATGTAATTAGTATTATCACGATATTGCGGTTGCTTTTAATTGAAATGCAGATTGATCTGGTTGGTAATGGTTTATAATATTTCACTTAAAA contains:
- the LOC100821166 gene encoding coiled-coil domain-containing protein 124, translated to MPKKMGVNSKAEAARERRSAEESDRRQRAERAKEEEYWREAEGSKSRAARRKEEEAEKRAEAAARKAENRRLAEAEAAAASAPSKTDARKAARVAAPAPKVTEAELVRRREEERLRLEREAEAAKKRAARTAEEEEYERTILVANTNRDDSIIEASSVDEAIVRMSIVDSEAALPADRHPERRLKASFKAFEEAELPRLKEEKPGLTLKQYKDMIWKLWKKSPDNPLNKAAE